The following are encoded in a window of Xyrauchen texanus isolate HMW12.3.18 chromosome 42, RBS_HiC_50CHRs, whole genome shotgun sequence genomic DNA:
- the LOC127634895 gene encoding alpha-N-acetylglucosaminidase-like, with the protein MIHCIRSAFLALIFVTMLQSVCSDFHTLAHLRAKVSDKTQSRAVMDLLKRLLGNRSRDFIVSVNRSLSKDSLDVCELRSAKNNKILAVGSTGVAVATGIYNYLKYFCNCHVSWSGDQLNIPRPLPHLTGVLRINTKHRFRYYQNVCTQSYSTVWWDWQRWQREIDWMALNGINLPLAFTGQEALWQEVYLSLGFNQTEIDHFFTGPAFLAWNRMGNLFQWGGPLPQSWHVKQLYLQFKILDRMRAFGMLPVLPAFSGIVPEGITRLFPKANVTKLSSWSHFNCTYSCAYVLDPRDPLFQRIGALFLSQVIKEFGTDHIYNTDTFNEMNPASSDPTYLASISRAVFSTMTSVDPQAIWLMQGWLFISDPLFWRPVQVKALLHGVPLGRMIVLDLFAESIPVYSSTNSFYGQPFIWCMLHNFGGNSGLFGTVDRINSGPFDALRFPNSTLVGLGLTPEGIEQNPVVYELMSELAWRKEPVNLSKWVSLYALRRYGSLDENLVLAWRLLFHSVYNCTLPQYKNHNRSPLVHRPSLHMQTDIWYKPADLYKAWKLLFEAAPGLVSLKTFRYDLVDVTRQALQILTTEFYKEIRDAFQAQKLPDLLTAGGVLVYDLLPELDRLLSSNDRFLLGAWLQQAQSQAMDQHEAQLYDMNARNQITLWGPDGNILDYASKEWGGLVEDYYLQRWGLFVNTLVECLDRGRPFKQDVFNQAVFQVEKGFVYNQRKYPTKPLGDTYDIVRRIFLKYYPYAMKRLK; encoded by the exons ATGATACATTGTATCCGCAGCGCGTTCCTCGCTCTTATATTTGTTACAATGTTGCAGTCTGTCTGCAGTGACTTCCACACTCTGGCGCATCTGAGAGCGAAAGTTAGCGATAAAACTCAGTCCAGAGCTGTGATGGATCTACTCAAACGACTGCTGGGAAACAGATCTCGGGATTTTATCGTGTCAGTCAACAGGAGTTTGTCTAAAGACAGTTTAGACGTGTGCGAGCTGCGATCCGCGAAAAACAATAAGATATTGGCAGTGGGCAGCACGGGGGTGGCAGTGGCCACCGGTATATACAACTATCTGAAATACTTCTGCAACTGTCATGTGTCCTGGTCCGGAGATCAGTTAAATATCCCCCGACCTCTGCCCCATCTCACCGGCGTCCTGCGAATCAACACAAAGCACAG GTTCAGGTATTATCAGAATGTGTGCACTCAGAGTTACTCCACTGTATGGTGGGACTGGCAGAGATGGCAAAGAGAGATCGACTGGATGGCGCTGAATGGCATAAACCTGCCTCTGGCTTTCACTGGGCAGGAGGCGCTATGGCAAGAG GTGTATCTGTCTCTTGGTTTTAACCAGACTGAGATTGATCACTTCTTCACAGGTCCAGCTTTTCTAGCATGGAACCGTATGGGAAACCTCTTTCAATGGGGTGGACCGCTTCCCCAGTCTTGGCATGTTAAACAGCTCTATCTGCAG TTTAAAATCTTGGACAGAATGAGGGCTTTTGGAATGTTACCTGTATTGCCCGCTTTTTCAGGAATTGTTCCTGAAGGTATTACCAG GTTGTTTCCCAAAGCAAATGTGACCAAGCTAAGCTCCTGGAGCCATTTTAACTGCACCTACTCCTGCGCTTATGTGCTGGACCCACGAGACCCGCTCTTCCAGCGAATCGGAGCACTCTTCCTGTCCCAGGTCATTAAGGAGTTTGGAACAGACCACATTTACAACACAGACACCTTCAATGAGATGAACCCTGCCTCCTCTGACCCCACTTACTTGGCGTCTATTAGTCGTGCGGTTTTCAGTACTATGACTTCAG tgGATCCTCAAGCAATTTGGCTGATGCAGGGTTGGCTCTTTATCAGTGACCCTTTATTCTGGAGACCTGTCCAGGTCAAAGCCTTGTTACACGGTGTCCCTCTGGGGCGAATGATTGTCCTGGATCTCTTCGCCGAATCCATACCCGTTTACTCTTCAACTAACTCCTTCTACGGCCAGCCTTTTATTTGGTGCATGCTTCACAATTTTGGGGGGAATAGTGGCCTGTTTGGAACAGTGGATCGTATTAACTCTGGCCCTTTTGATGCCCTCAGGTTCCCAAATTCCACACTGGTCGGGTTGGGTTTGACTCCCGAGGGCATCGAACAAAACCCGGTAGTTTATGAACTCATGAGCGAGCTGGCCTGGCGCAAAGAACCTGTCAACCTTTCCAAGTGGGTGTCACTTTATGCTTTGCGCCGCTACGGTAGCCTGGATGAGAACCTAGTGTTGGCGTGGCGACTTTTGTTTCATAGCGTGTACAACTGCACTCTTCCGCAATACAAGAACCACAACCGGAGTCCTCTGGTACATAGGCCATCACTGCACATGCAAACGGACATTTGGTACAAACCTGCTGACTTATACAAGGCATGGAAACTGTTGTTTGAGGCTGCGCCAGGGCTAGTCTCTTTGAAAACCTTCCGATATGATCTCGTTGATGTGACACGACAAGCGCTTCAGATTCTCACAACAGAATTCTACAAGGAAATACGAGATGCGTTCCAG GCCCAAAAGCTTCCTGATCTCCTGACTGCCGGTGGCGTTCTTGTCTACGATCTCTTACCTGAATTGGACCGCCTCCTTTCCAGCAATGATCGCTTCCTTTTGGGGGCGTGGCTTCAGCAGGCACAATCTCAGGCTATGGATCAACATGAGGCGCAGCTGTATGATATGAACGCTCGAAATCAGATCACACTTTGGGGCCCCGATGGCAACATCCTGGACTATGCCAGCAAAGAGTGGGGTGGTCTAGTGGAAGACTATTATTTGCAGCGTTGGGGTTTGTTTGTTAATACGCTAGTGGAATGTCTGGACAGAGGAAGACCGTTCAAGCAGGACGTCTTCAACCAAGCTGTGTTTCAAGTCGAGAAAGGTTTTGTGTACAACCAGAGAAAATATCCAACCAAGCCACTAGGGGACACTTATGACATTGTGCGACGGATCTTCCTCAAATACTACCCATACGCCATGAAAAGGTTAAAGTGA